A portion of the Sphingobacterium spiritivorum genome contains these proteins:
- a CDS encoding alkene reductase, with amino-acid sequence MAMAAMTRGRSDLNGLVGDMTVDYYAQRASAGLLFTESIRISEEATGSPLTPGIFTTPQIEAWKKVTAAVHDKGGVIIAQLWHTGRMGHSVERNGKLPFAPSSLPVRGMRHYTSQGMKDYEIPQEMTIPEIQQTIKDFGQAAKNAMAAGFDGVQLHAANGYLPNQFLAESANQRTDAYGGSIPNKVRFVVEVMQELISAVGSEKVGIKISPFHPYGDMVLDDPAGTYTYLIEELNKLDFAYVEIMRRSSHFPMPEHYAPENEIEFFGGKIGQTVIANGGYDKATAEAELEKGIAALISFGTLYIANPDLPVRFEKNATLNMPDRATMFGGGRSGYVDYPLWNE; translated from the coding sequence ATGGCCATGGCAGCGATGACCAGAGGCCGTTCAGACCTCAATGGACTGGTGGGGGACATGACAGTGGATTACTATGCCCAAAGGGCAAGCGCAGGTTTGTTGTTTACGGAGTCCATCCGGATCAGTGAGGAAGCTACAGGCAGTCCGCTCACTCCTGGTATTTTCACGACTCCACAAATAGAAGCATGGAAAAAGGTTACAGCAGCGGTACATGATAAGGGCGGTGTGATCATAGCCCAGCTCTGGCATACCGGCCGTATGGGGCATTCTGTTGAAAGGAACGGTAAGCTCCCTTTTGCGCCGTCATCCTTGCCGGTCCGCGGAATGCGGCATTATACTTCTCAGGGGATGAAGGATTATGAGATACCTCAGGAAATGACTATTCCGGAAATCCAGCAGACGATAAAGGACTTTGGACAGGCTGCAAAAAATGCCATGGCTGCAGGGTTCGACGGGGTTCAGCTTCACGCTGCGAATGGCTATTTGCCCAATCAGTTTCTGGCTGAAAGTGCCAACCAAAGGACGGATGCTTACGGCGGCAGCATCCCTAACAAGGTTCGCTTTGTAGTGGAGGTGATGCAGGAATTGATCAGTGCGGTAGGAAGTGAAAAGGTGGGGATTAAAATCTCTCCTTTCCATCCTTATGGAGATATGGTGCTGGATGATCCTGCAGGGACCTATACCTATCTAATCGAAGAACTGAACAAACTGGACTTTGCTTATGTGGAAATTATGAGGCGCAGCTCCCATTTTCCTATGCCTGAACATTATGCCCCAGAAAACGAGATCGAATTCTTTGGCGGGAAGATTGGCCAGACGGTTATTGCCAATGGCGGGTACGACAAGGCTACTGCCGAAGCCGAACTTGAAAAAGGTATTGCAGCGCTAATTTCATTTGGCACCTTGTACATCGCAAACCCTGACTTGCCTGTACGGTTTGAAAAAAATGCCACACTGAATATGCCCGACAGGGCAACAATGTTCGGGGGCGGAAGAAGTGGTTATGTTGATTATCCACTTTGGAACGAATAA